A stretch of the Rhizomicrobium sp. genome encodes the following:
- a CDS encoding diaminopropionate ammonia-lyase yields MASNPMPPAVAALGMAAAREVLGLLACCPVYKPTPLWHLDALAAELGLGGVFFKDESYRLGLNSFKALGGVYAIAEILRGRAERETGRTISPRDLLSDDVRGIASEMTFACASDGNHGRSVAAGARLFGARCVVFLHEGVSAARRDWIAQLGADIRIVPGTYDHSVEEARRESLHRGWTLVPDTAEQSDAEIPHLIMRGYTVLIDEAIAQLPRPPTHVFVQAGVGGLAAAVTAYCGNRFGHDAPRIVVVEPERANCLLESCRSGGLLEIPQTEPTIYAMLECLRPSQPAWDILDTGCDDFLDVPDALAVPAMRRLAFPTAPDPAIVSGESGATGLAGLLAVCAREVWFDALGLSRAATVLLIGTEGATDPEQYERLVGKAPT; encoded by the coding sequence ATGGCGAGCAACCCGATGCCGCCGGCGGTCGCGGCGCTCGGCATGGCTGCCGCACGCGAGGTGCTGGGTTTGCTCGCCTGCTGTCCTGTCTACAAGCCGACGCCGCTATGGCATCTGGATGCCTTGGCCGCGGAGCTCGGGCTGGGCGGTGTGTTCTTCAAGGACGAATCCTATCGGCTCGGGCTGAACAGTTTCAAAGCGCTGGGCGGCGTATACGCCATCGCCGAAATCCTCCGCGGCCGCGCCGAACGGGAAACCGGCCGCACGATATCGCCGCGCGATCTTCTTTCGGACGACGTTCGCGGGATCGCATCGGAGATGACCTTTGCTTGTGCGAGCGACGGCAATCACGGCCGCTCGGTGGCGGCCGGCGCCCGGCTGTTCGGCGCCAGATGCGTCGTGTTCCTGCACGAAGGCGTCAGCGCCGCCCGACGCGACTGGATCGCGCAGCTGGGCGCGGACATCCGCATCGTCCCCGGCACCTACGACCATTCCGTCGAGGAGGCGCGCCGCGAGTCATTGCATCGCGGCTGGACGCTGGTGCCCGACACCGCGGAACAAAGCGACGCGGAGATTCCCCATCTGATCATGCGCGGCTACACGGTTCTGATCGACGAAGCGATCGCCCAATTGCCGCGACCGCCCACGCATGTGTTCGTCCAGGCCGGTGTCGGCGGTCTTGCCGCGGCCGTAACGGCCTATTGCGGAAACCGCTTCGGACACGACGCGCCCCGCATCGTCGTGGTCGAGCCGGAGCGCGCCAATTGCCTGCTGGAGAGCTGCCGGTCCGGCGGGCTTCTGGAGATTCCGCAGACGGAACCGACGATCTACGCGATGCTGGAATGCCTGCGTCCTTCGCAGCCCGCCTGGGACATCCTGGACACCGGCTGCGACGACTTCCTGGACGTCCCCGACGCGCTGGCCGTGCCGGCCATGCGGCGCCTGGCATTTCCGACGGCGCCGGACCCCGCGATCGTCAGCGGCGAGTCCGGCGCGACCGGTCTCGCCGGCCTGCTGGCCGTCTGCGCACGCGAGGTTTGGTTCGATGCCCTGGGGCTGTCGCGGGCCGCCACGGTGCTCCTCATCGGCACGGAGGGCGCGACCGACCCCGAGCAATATGAGCGCCTGGTCGGCAAGGCTCCGACCTGA
- a CDS encoding TetR/AcrR family transcriptional regulator: MRSPNAVTPARKTRAAPEDGKSRRRPTKVQQRADKMEQILDAAELLFSRHGLHGVTLKDVAKLVGAHHTLLNYYFDDKKKLFDAVFARRAAVTSTRRMEALNAYDAATKGRPTVEGALRAFLDTDLDLYIQGGESWKNYGALGAQVANTPQWGAELMDEHFDPVVLRLIELLKKALPDSAEEDIFWGYHFVTGALMLTLARTGRIDKLSAGLCKSDDFVAVKDRMASFMAAGFLAIHARHKDGQRR; the protein is encoded by the coding sequence ATGCGATCGCCCAACGCCGTCACCCCGGCGCGCAAAACCCGCGCCGCGCCTGAAGACGGAAAATCCCGCCGCCGCCCCACCAAGGTGCAGCAGCGGGCGGATAAGATGGAGCAGATCCTCGACGCCGCGGAATTGCTGTTCTCGAGACATGGCCTCCATGGCGTGACGCTCAAGGACGTGGCGAAGCTCGTCGGCGCGCATCATACGCTGCTGAACTATTATTTCGACGACAAGAAGAAGCTGTTCGATGCCGTCTTCGCCCGCCGGGCGGCGGTCACGAGCACGCGACGCATGGAGGCGCTCAACGCCTATGACGCGGCGACGAAAGGCCGGCCGACCGTCGAAGGCGCGCTCCGGGCGTTCCTGGACACCGATCTCGACCTCTACATTCAAGGCGGCGAGAGCTGGAAGAATTACGGTGCGCTCGGCGCCCAGGTCGCCAACACCCCGCAATGGGGCGCCGAACTGATGGACGAGCATTTCGACCCGGTGGTGCTGCGGCTGATCGAACTTCTGAAGAAGGCGCTTCCGGACAGCGCGGAGGAAGACATCTTCTGGGGCTATCACTTCGTCACCGGCGCGCTGATGCTCACGCTCGCGCGGACGGGACGTATCGACAAGCTCTCGGCCGGGCTTTGCAAGTCGGACGACTTCGTCGCCGTCAAGGACCGCATGGCCTCCTTCATGGCGGCGGGCTTCCTTGCGATCCATGCCCGTCACAAGGATGGCCAGAGGCGCTGA
- a CDS encoding TetR/AcrR family transcriptional regulator → MTRTRPAEVRKEQLLKAARAVLAKKGFAQMRVSDIVEKAGMSQGSFYLHFASKEAVIAELFRSMINDALAMIEATHSPEQDMETALRNTVMSYYKVCFQYRDVLESTDGGAAHGMDRQAWNEMYRPTNEFALNLVRTWQKRGDVSPDADPNVVSWLIIDSVNGAMGRLFGHSGNRVSKDYEAYVVGWILAALRSFQGPSKKSRS, encoded by the coding sequence ATGACGCGCACAAGGCCGGCCGAGGTCCGCAAGGAACAGCTCCTGAAGGCGGCGCGCGCCGTTCTGGCCAAGAAGGGATTCGCACAGATGCGGGTTTCCGACATCGTCGAAAAGGCCGGCATGAGCCAGGGTTCGTTCTATCTGCACTTCGCGTCGAAGGAAGCGGTCATTGCCGAGCTGTTCCGGAGCATGATCAACGACGCACTCGCGATGATCGAAGCGACGCATTCGCCGGAACAGGACATGGAAACGGCGCTGCGCAACACCGTGATGTCCTACTATAAGGTCTGCTTTCAATATCGCGACGTCCTGGAAAGCACCGATGGCGGCGCCGCGCATGGGATGGACCGCCAGGCGTGGAACGAGATGTATCGCCCGACGAACGAGTTCGCGCTGAATCTCGTGCGGACCTGGCAGAAGCGTGGCGACGTCAGTCCCGATGCGGATCCCAACGTCGTGTCCTGGCTGATCATCGACTCCGTCAACGGCGCCATGGGCCGCCTGTTCGGCCATTCCGGCAACCGCGTTTCCAAAGACTATGAAGCCTATGTGGTCGGCTGGATCCTCGCCGCCCTGCGCAGCTTTCAAGGGCCCTCGAAGAAATCCCGGTCTTGA
- a CDS encoding MFS transporter: MRAATRPPHAAGRPGTASAVSAARPGARAWIVLGILCFVYVLNFLDRSLLSILAKPIQDSLHVSDGQLGLIGGLYFALFYCFISIPVGWIADRTNRVWVLSIACALWSAATMACGAAATYPQLVAARMTVGVGEAGGVPPSYAIISDYFPSGRRGTALSLYNLGPPIGAALGTAFGASIAAAYSWRAAFVVLGSVGLFAALLVILSVREPRRGGLDAPSVGAAASGFGQTIVMFFSKPALVLAALASGATQIITYGAGNFSTLFLMREKGMTLHEVAIYAALAVGIAMSAGIIVSGRVIDRFTRRSRQAYALIPAASLTLAIPFFVGFIRAPTWPLALAFMIGPYFLNYFYLSSSVTLVQEEVRPDQRVTSGALLLLVMNLIGMGVGPTFVGAASDFFHASHPHNSLQLAYYALVPFYVLAIVLFLWLARVLRNEDLTMGKSPR, from the coding sequence ATGCGCGCCGCAACGAGACCGCCCCATGCGGCTGGACGTCCGGGCACCGCTTCGGCCGTCTCGGCCGCGCGGCCCGGCGCGCGCGCCTGGATCGTGTTGGGCATCCTGTGTTTCGTCTATGTCCTGAATTTCCTGGACCGGTCGCTGCTGTCGATCCTGGCCAAGCCGATCCAGGACAGCCTGCACGTCTCCGACGGGCAGCTCGGCCTGATCGGCGGTCTTTATTTCGCGCTCTTCTATTGCTTCATCTCGATTCCGGTCGGCTGGATCGCCGACAGGACCAACCGGGTCTGGGTCCTGTCCATCGCCTGTGCGCTGTGGAGCGCGGCGACGATGGCGTGCGGTGCCGCCGCGACCTATCCCCAACTCGTTGCCGCACGGATGACGGTCGGCGTGGGCGAGGCGGGCGGCGTGCCGCCCTCCTATGCGATCATCTCCGACTATTTCCCGTCGGGCCGCCGCGGCACGGCGCTCAGCCTCTACAATCTGGGTCCGCCTATCGGCGCGGCGCTGGGGACCGCCTTCGGCGCCTCCATTGCCGCGGCTTATAGCTGGCGCGCGGCATTCGTCGTCCTGGGATCGGTCGGCCTGTTCGCGGCCTTGCTCGTCATCCTGTCCGTTCGCGAGCCGCGGCGCGGCGGCCTCGATGCGCCCTCCGTCGGCGCCGCGGCGTCCGGTTTCGGGCAGACGATCGTGATGTTCTTCTCGAAGCCGGCGCTCGTGCTCGCCGCGCTCGCGAGCGGCGCGACGCAGATCATCACCTATGGCGCGGGAAACTTCTCGACGCTGTTTCTCATGCGCGAGAAGGGCATGACGCTGCACGAGGTCGCGATCTATGCCGCGCTGGCCGTCGGGATCGCGATGAGTGCCGGCATCATCGTCTCGGGCCGGGTGATCGACCGGTTCACGCGACGCTCCCGGCAGGCCTATGCCCTGATTCCCGCCGCGTCGCTGACGCTCGCCATCCCGTTCTTCGTCGGATTCATCCGGGCGCCGACATGGCCGCTGGCGCTGGCCTTCATGATCGGCCCGTATTTCCTCAACTACTTCTACCTGTCGTCGTCGGTGACGCTGGTGCAGGAGGAAGTGCGGCCCGACCAGCGCGTCACGTCCGGCGCGCTGCTGCTGCTGGTCATGAACCTGATCGGCATGGGGGTCGGCCCGACCTTCGTCGGTGCGGCGAGCGATTTCTTCCATGCGAGCCATCCGCACAATTCGCTTCAGCTCGCCTATTATGCGCTCGTGCCGTTCTACGTCCTTGCGATCGTGCTGTTCCTGTGGCTGGCGCGCGTGCTCCGCAACGAAGACCTCACGATGGGAAAGTCACCGCGATGA
- a CDS encoding AMP-binding protein: MIDGDMQPFALTLNKFLEHAAKWHPSAEVVTAREGGRIERIGYAALKARSLKVSGVLGNFGIGAGDRVATLAWNTQAHVEVWYAVMGMGAVCHTLNPRLTDAQLATMVAQSEARILIASADLAPLARQIAARVPSLERLLVIDVPQDVAAPGAEAAPALEPLIAAAEDGVRWGEFAETTASGLCFTSGTTGAPKGVSYTHRSSFLHTLRLLQADAMAITAADSVLAVVPMFHANAWGLPFAVPAAGAKLVLPGRQSDGASLAHLINAEGVTIGVGIATVWLGLLEHLEAGGGEVATLRRIIVGGAALPPALMARIERRLGVTVQTSWGMTELSPLGTISPPGEPVRSAASSGRPAVGVDLLLTDAEGRALPDQRGVEGHLRVRGAAAVARYFGEETCATDSGGWFATGDLARIDPDGNLIITGRAKDLIKSGGEWINPAEIEAIVSTLPEISLAAVIGRADPKWGERPILLVETRGAQAISDEALLAPLRGAVASWWIPDAIIRLPRMPLAPTGKVDKMRLRAEYGGD; encoded by the coding sequence ATGATCGACGGCGACATGCAGCCGTTTGCGCTCACGCTCAACAAATTCCTCGAGCACGCCGCCAAATGGCATCCGAGCGCCGAGGTCGTGACGGCGCGCGAAGGCGGCCGGATCGAGCGGATCGGCTATGCCGCGCTGAAGGCGCGCAGCCTGAAGGTCTCGGGCGTGCTCGGGAATTTCGGGATCGGGGCGGGCGACCGGGTTGCGACGCTGGCGTGGAACACACAGGCCCATGTCGAGGTGTGGTACGCGGTCATGGGGATGGGGGCGGTCTGCCACACGCTCAATCCCCGCCTCACCGATGCGCAGCTCGCCACGATGGTGGCGCAGTCGGAGGCCCGTATCCTGATCGCGAGCGCGGACCTCGCGCCCCTTGCCCGGCAAATTGCTGCGCGCGTGCCGTCGCTCGAACGGCTGCTCGTCATCGATGTGCCACAAGACGTTGCCGCCCCGGGTGCAGAGGCTGCGCCTGCACTCGAGCCGTTGATCGCCGCGGCCGAGGACGGCGTGCGTTGGGGCGAGTTCGCGGAGACGACGGCGTCCGGGCTGTGCTTCACCTCGGGGACCACGGGGGCGCCCAAGGGCGTCAGCTATACGCACCGGTCGAGCTTCCTGCACACGCTGCGCCTGCTGCAGGCCGATGCGATGGCGATCACCGCGGCGGACAGCGTGCTCGCGGTCGTGCCGATGTTTCATGCCAATGCCTGGGGCCTTCCCTTCGCCGTGCCTGCGGCGGGCGCGAAGCTGGTGTTGCCGGGCCGCCAGAGCGACGGCGCGAGCCTGGCGCATCTGATCAATGCCGAAGGCGTCACGATCGGCGTCGGCATCGCCACCGTCTGGCTCGGGCTCTTGGAGCATCTCGAGGCCGGCGGCGGCGAGGTGGCGACGCTCCGGCGCATCATCGTGGGCGGCGCGGCGCTGCCGCCGGCCCTGATGGCGCGCATCGAACGCCGGCTGGGCGTGACCGTCCAGACCAGCTGGGGCATGACCGAGCTGTCGCCGCTGGGCACGATTTCGCCGCCGGGGGAGCCGGTGCGGTCCGCTGCCTCGTCCGGCCGTCCCGCGGTCGGCGTCGATCTCCTGCTGACCGATGCCGAAGGCCGCGCGCTGCCCGATCAGCGCGGTGTCGAGGGACATCTGCGCGTCCGCGGCGCGGCCGCCGTCGCGCGCTATTTCGGCGAGGAGACATGCGCGACGGATTCCGGCGGCTGGTTCGCGACCGGCGATCTCGCGAGGATCGATCCGGACGGCAATCTGATCATCACCGGCCGCGCCAAGGATCTGATCAAGTCGGGCGGCGAATGGATCAACCCCGCCGAGATCGAAGCGATCGTCAGCACGCTTCCCGAGATCTCGCTCGCCGCGGTCATCGGACGCGCGGATCCCAAATGGGGCGAGCGGCCGATCCTGCTGGTGGAGACGCGCGGCGCGCAGGCGATCAGCGACGAGGCGTTGCTGGCGCCGTTGCGCGGCGCAGTCGCGTCGTGGTGGATTCCCGACGCGATCATCCGTCTTCCGCGCATGCCGCTGGCGCCCACGGGCAAGGTCGACAAGATGCGCTTGAGGGCCGAATATGGCGGCGATTGA
- a CDS encoding M81 family metallopeptidase, which yields MFSPITTDMASFESHLFVRAGTLDFDGEAAWPLPLEGFRQSCRRNGWQMVQGLCVGAEPAGPVPQDVYERLRDGLLADLAAALPVNIVALCLHGAMIASDCDDCEGDILRRVRAMVGPDVLVGAVLDPHAHLSDAMIDNATALVFFKEYPHTDVRESAVELIELLGACLAGKARPQASVFDCRMIAFYFTDSEPMLGFVKAMRRWEARPGILSVSLVHGFPWGDTPAMGTKMLVYSDAQPELGARCARELGSALFELRGRTMPELSSIAAVVSELTAARTGTGPVVLADVADNPGGGAPGDATFLMRALIERGVEGVACGPFWDPLAVRNAFALGEGARGFMRIGGKGSPFSGVPLDLDVTVERLVPAAHQVIDGWAWPMGDTALLRAGGTAFVVTTERLQCINTDIFTVVGLAPERQDVIVVKSAQHFVAAYAPFAVAIRYVDSPGALFLGADPDRYRHLTRPKWPFDEQPFGAAPAGDVLRSTI from the coding sequence GTGTTCTCGCCGATCACCACCGACATGGCGAGCTTCGAATCGCATCTTTTCGTCCGGGCCGGCACGCTGGATTTCGACGGCGAGGCGGCATGGCCGCTGCCGCTCGAAGGCTTTCGGCAAAGCTGCCGGCGGAACGGCTGGCAGATGGTGCAGGGTCTCTGCGTCGGCGCAGAGCCGGCGGGTCCGGTGCCGCAGGATGTCTATGAGCGGCTGCGCGACGGGCTGCTGGCGGACCTCGCCGCCGCGCTCCCCGTGAATATCGTGGCGCTCTGCCTGCATGGCGCGATGATCGCTTCGGATTGCGACGATTGCGAAGGCGACATCCTGCGCCGCGTGCGCGCGATGGTCGGCCCGGACGTCCTCGTCGGAGCGGTGCTGGATCCGCACGCCCATCTGAGCGATGCGATGATCGACAACGCGACGGCACTGGTCTTCTTCAAGGAATACCCGCACACCGACGTCCGCGAGAGCGCCGTCGAACTGATCGAACTTCTGGGCGCATGTCTTGCCGGGAAGGCGCGGCCACAAGCCTCGGTCTTCGATTGCCGCATGATCGCCTTCTATTTCACCGACAGCGAGCCGATGCTCGGCTTCGTCAAGGCGATGCGCAGATGGGAGGCGCGGCCGGGCATCCTGTCCGTCTCGCTGGTGCACGGCTTTCCCTGGGGCGACACGCCGGCCATGGGAACGAAAATGCTCGTCTACAGCGATGCGCAGCCCGAACTGGGCGCACGTTGCGCGCGCGAACTGGGCAGCGCGCTTTTCGAATTGCGTGGCCGGACCATGCCGGAATTGTCGTCCATCGCCGCAGTGGTGTCGGAATTGACCGCCGCGCGAACCGGAACGGGACCGGTCGTGCTCGCGGACGTGGCCGACAATCCGGGCGGCGGGGCGCCCGGCGATGCGACCTTCCTGATGCGCGCGCTGATCGAGCGGGGCGTCGAAGGCGTGGCGTGCGGCCCCTTCTGGGATCCGCTCGCGGTGCGCAACGCTTTTGCCCTCGGCGAGGGCGCGCGGGGATTCATGCGCATCGGCGGCAAGGGCTCGCCATTCTCGGGCGTGCCGCTCGATCTCGATGTGACCGTGGAGCGGCTGGTGCCGGCGGCACATCAGGTCATCGACGGCTGGGCCTGGCCGATGGGCGACACGGCGCTCCTGCGAGCGGGAGGCACGGCGTTCGTGGTGACGACCGAGCGGCTGCAATGCATCAATACGGACATCTTCACGGTCGTCGGACTTGCGCCCGAGCGGCAGGACGTGATCGTCGTGAAGTCGGCGCAGCATTTCGTTGCGGCCTATGCACCGTTCGCCGTGGCGATCCGCTATGTGGATTCGCCGGGCGCGCTCTTCCTCGGCGCCGATCCGGACCGGTACCGGCATCTGACGCGGCCAAAATGGCCGTTCGATGAACAGCCCTTCGGCGCGGCTCCGGCGGGGGACGTTTTGCGGTCCACTATATGA
- a CDS encoding amidase: protein MKLVEYARYDALGLAELVRAKQVSPSELRAAATEASARLNGELNFLVGEPVALPSPAPTEDVPFAGVPTLIKDIGAAVAGLPQEMGCALAQGLTPDRDSELTRRLRAAGLVIIGRSATPELGGTFTTEPKTTGATKNPWDLTRSVGGSSGGAAAAVASGAVPVAHAGDSAGSIRVPAHCCGVFGLKPTRGRNPTGPQAGEVNAGLTVAHVLTRTVRDSAAVLDATAGPDAGCRYAAPPSGGTFLSAARRAPARLRIAVSLGSPLADRVSSDVRDAARATATLCARLGHHVEEAAPSFDPETFVETLETIWCANIHHSVRKLEAATGRKADRDTLEASTLAMTRLGAEISSNAYLGALDRMNAISRQIGTFFETYDVLVTPTLSQAAPKLGVIDADAPVTDMARYLRDLLGLAAFTAQYNMTGQPAMTMPLHQNAAGLPIGTQMVGRYAAEEALFSLAGQLEQALPWRDRHPAIGIF, encoded by the coding sequence ATGAAACTGGTCGAATATGCACGATACGACGCCTTGGGCTTGGCGGAGCTGGTCCGCGCCAAGCAGGTCTCGCCCTCCGAATTGCGCGCCGCCGCAACCGAGGCGAGCGCCCGGCTCAACGGCGAGCTCAACTTTCTGGTCGGCGAACCGGTTGCCCTCCCCTCGCCTGCCCCGACCGAGGACGTGCCTTTCGCGGGCGTGCCGACGCTCATCAAGGACATCGGCGCCGCGGTGGCCGGCCTGCCGCAGGAGATGGGCTGCGCGTTGGCGCAGGGCCTCACACCCGATCGCGATTCCGAACTGACGCGCCGTTTGCGCGCAGCGGGTTTGGTCATCATCGGCCGCTCGGCGACTCCCGAACTGGGCGGGACCTTCACGACGGAGCCGAAAACGACCGGCGCCACGAAAAATCCCTGGGATCTCACGCGCTCGGTCGGCGGCTCCAGCGGCGGCGCCGCGGCCGCCGTCGCGTCCGGCGCGGTGCCGGTCGCACATGCCGGCGACAGCGCAGGCTCCATCCGGGTGCCCGCACATTGCTGCGGCGTGTTCGGCCTGAAGCCCACCCGCGGCCGCAATCCGACGGGGCCGCAGGCCGGCGAGGTCAATGCCGGCCTCACGGTCGCGCACGTCCTCACGCGAACGGTGCGCGACTCGGCGGCCGTGCTCGACGCCACTGCCGGCCCCGATGCGGGATGCCGCTACGCCGCGCCGCCGTCCGGCGGCACGTTTCTTTCGGCGGCAAGGCGGGCTCCGGCCCGGCTGCGCATCGCCGTCTCGCTCGGCAGCCCGCTGGCCGACCGCGTTTCAAGCGATGTCCGCGACGCGGCGCGCGCGACGGCGACGCTTTGCGCCCGGCTCGGACATCATGTCGAGGAGGCCGCTCCGTCCTTCGATCCGGAGACGTTCGTCGAAACGCTGGAGACCATCTGGTGCGCCAACATCCATCACAGCGTTCGCAAGCTCGAAGCGGCCACCGGGCGCAAAGCGGACCGCGACACGCTCGAGGCGTCGACCCTGGCGATGACACGGCTCGGCGCGGAGATCTCGTCCAACGCCTATCTCGGCGCGCTGGACCGGATGAACGCGATCAGCCGGCAGATCGGCACGTTCTTCGAGACATACGACGTCCTGGTGACGCCGACCCTGTCCCAGGCGGCGCCGAAGCTCGGCGTGATCGACGCCGACGCGCCTGTGACCGACATGGCGCGCTATCTGCGTGATCTGCTCGGCCTGGCAGCGTTCACGGCGCAATACAACATGACCGGCCAGCCCGCGATGACCATGCCGCTCCATCAAAACGCCGCCGGCCTGCCGATCGGCACGCAGATGGTCGGACGCTACGCCGCGGAAGAGGCTTTGTTCTCGCTCGCCGGCCAGCTCGAACAGGCGCTGCCGTGGCGCGACCGGCATCCCGCCATCGGCATCTTCTGA
- a CDS encoding carboxylesterase family protein, protein MIALRRLILSVAAVASLAIASPSRADETPVLDAPAGPLKGQIEGALHVFKGIPYTLPPVGALRWKPPAPMPRWTGVRAATAYGPECVQPKGALSTIYSEDPVPMSEDCLTLNVWAPADAHNAPVFVWIHGGAFWGGSSRETLYDGARLAAHGVIVVTINYRLGVLGWLAHPALSAESPLGVSGNYGLLDQIAALRWIKDNIGAFGGDPANVTIAGESAGGLSVVYLLASPEARGLFSKAIAESAYTISTPELRDSRFGDPPAEAVGVWLTKKAGAADLAGLRAMDAVALTDAAAQAGYGPFGTVDGKILPRQLVETFDRGEQARVPILAGFNSGEIRSLRILAPPPPPDPASYTAMIRARYGDLAHDFLQQYPAATLNESILRTTRDALYGWTAERLVAKQAALGAPAFLYYFDHGYPAADDAGLHAFHASELPFVFGNTDRTAPLWPKIPATAAETNLTDAILGYWTAFARDGAPRAAGQPQWAAYGSDRAYMAFEDAPRPGTHLLPGMYELNEQVVCRRRVQGGIAWNWNIGLVSPPLPAASPECQ, encoded by the coding sequence ATGATCGCCTTGCGTCGTCTCATCCTCAGCGTCGCCGCGGTGGCCAGCCTTGCCATAGCCTCGCCCTCGCGCGCGGACGAGACACCGGTTCTGGACGCGCCGGCCGGTCCATTGAAGGGACAGATCGAAGGCGCGCTGCATGTCTTCAAGGGCATCCCCTATACCTTGCCGCCGGTGGGCGCCTTGCGCTGGAAGCCGCCCGCGCCGATGCCGCGCTGGACGGGGGTCAGAGCGGCGACCGCATACGGACCCGAATGCGTCCAACCCAAAGGCGCACTCTCGACCATCTACTCCGAAGATCCGGTGCCGATGAGCGAGGATTGCCTGACGCTGAATGTCTGGGCGCCCGCCGACGCGCATAATGCGCCGGTCTTCGTCTGGATCCATGGCGGCGCGTTTTGGGGCGGATCGAGCCGGGAGACGCTCTATGACGGCGCCCGCCTGGCCGCGCACGGCGTCATCGTGGTCACGATCAACTATCGGCTCGGCGTCCTGGGCTGGCTTGCCCATCCGGCGCTCAGCGCCGAGTCGCCGCTCGGCGTCTCCGGCAATTACGGCCTGCTCGACCAGATCGCGGCGCTGCGCTGGATCAAGGACAATATCGGCGCCTTCGGCGGCGATCCCGCGAACGTGACCATCGCCGGCGAGTCGGCGGGCGGCCTCAGTGTCGTCTATCTCCTGGCCTCTCCGGAGGCACGCGGCCTGTTCTCGAAGGCGATCGCCGAAAGCGCCTATACGATCTCGACGCCCGAACTCCGCGACAGCCGCTTCGGCGATCCGCCGGCCGAGGCGGTCGGCGTCTGGCTCACGAAGAAAGCGGGCGCGGCCGATCTCGCGGGGCTGCGCGCGATGGACGCCGTCGCGCTCACCGATGCGGCGGCGCAAGCGGGGTATGGGCCGTTCGGGACGGTCGACGGCAAAATCCTGCCGCGCCAGCTCGTCGAGACGTTCGATCGGGGCGAGCAGGCGCGCGTACCGATCCTCGCCGGCTTCAACAGCGGCGAGATCCGCTCGCTGCGCATCCTGGCGCCGCCGCCGCCGCCCGATCCGGCGAGCTATACGGCCATGATCCGCGCCCGCTACGGCGATCTCGCCCACGACTTCCTGCAGCAATACCCCGCGGCCACGCTGAACGAGAGCATCCTGAGGACGACACGGGACGCGCTCTATGGCTGGACCGCCGAGCGGCTCGTCGCCAAGCAGGCCGCGCTGGGCGCGCCGGCTTTTCTCTATTACTTCGATCACGGATATCCCGCGGCCGATGATGCCGGTCTTCATGCCTTCCACGCCAGCGAGCTCCCTTTTGTGTTCGGCAATACCGACCGCACCGCGCCGCTCTGGCCGAAGATCCCGGCGACGGCCGCGGAGACGAACCTGACGGACGCCATTCTGGGCTACTGGACCGCATTCGCCCGCGACGGCGCGCCGCGCGCGGCCGGCCAGCCGCAGTGGGCGGCCTATGGCAGCGATCGCGCCTATATGGCTTTCGAAGACGCGCCGCGGCCCGGCACGCATCTTCTGCCCGGCATGTACGAGTTGAACGAACAAGTGGTGTGCCGGCGCCGTGTCCAGGGCGGCATCGCCTGGAACTGGAATATCGGCCTCGTTTCACCGCCGCTTCCCGCCGCATCACCGGAGTGCCAATGA